The Desulfobacterales bacterium genome includes the window CGGCCACAGTCCGCGCAGGCATAAAAATCGAGCATGTGCTTCCAGGTGAAATCCTCAAACTTTTTGACCCCGAAAGATTCCAGATTCTCGACCTGATCGTCTGCAACCCCCCACTTCACGGGCTTTATTGTTCCTTTGGTCAGCTTCTTGAAAAACACATTGGGCGCGGCCGTAATCAGGTGAAACAACCGACCGAAGGGCAGCAGACAGATGAACCCGAACAGGAGCAGGGAAAACGCGTAATAGGAAAAAATATGAACGCCCTGAAGAAAAGATAACGATGTGCCGTTCAACATGACGGCGATAATCCACGGCGCCGTCGCCGGGGTCAGGAAATTGGCCGCAACCTCTTTCTGCCAGCCGGCCGCGGTAAGGCTGCCCTGGTATACCATCTCCATCAAAACAATCCCGGCCAGCAACACCGAGTACCCCACGGCCTCGGCCGTACGATCTTTCCCATAGCGCTCCGGCACATCATATCGGGCGGGCTTGAAAACCCCCCGTCGAACGGCGGCCACCACGCAAACACCGAACAGCACGGTTTCCCCGATGTCCTTAAGCACGCCGTATGCCGCACCAAGGCTTCCGCCCAACCCAGGAAAAGTAAAGCCTTCCGAAATTCCAGATAAAATCGAGGTGGCAAACTGAAGGGCCACGACAATCAAAGAAATCAATGTGGTAATATGAATCGCACCGGCAAGCTTATAGCGGGGCATGCGATGGTGCGGATATTCATACATATTCCACAATCGTTGCAGAATGTTGTCAAACCTGAAATCCGGGGCGGCCCGGAATAACGGCGGCATCCGTTTCGCCAGAATATAGGTTAACAACGCGACTCCGGCGACCGGAATCAGTATGGAAAACAAAGCGGAAGGAATCAACAAAATCGACGCCTTCGCCGGTGAAATCAAAGCAGGTTCCATCTTTTCTCTATTTAACTCCTTTCATACGGCTATAAGGGTAATTTCAAACAGACCCGCAAACGGCCATCAGCACTCCGGACCAAACGCCCTTGGCATGCTGCGCATATTTTGTAACAAGGTCAGGGAATTGGATGTCTTACGTTCGGCAAACTGCAACCCCGAAACAAAGAAAATGAATATTACAAACCCTTTTTGGGACTGTCAAGAAAATCATTTGGTTGAATCATCGGCAACGGGCATGTTTCCAGATGAAAGCGCCTTTCTTCGACTTCAGGAAATAACGGTTCCACTTGACAATTTTTGTTCAACATTTCAAAACAATTATATAAACACATCCCTGCTGATCCGCCGGTGGAAGGTTGGCAGCTTGCCCGGCTTCACCTGTGACCGCAACCAGAGAGGTTCCCGTGCCGAAACAAATATCCTATGAACACATGCCCTGGCTTCGCCATTATGAATCCGGCGTTCCGCAGGAAAAGGATTACGAAACGATTTGCCTTCCGGAAATCCTTGCCCGTCGCGTTGAGGAGTTTCCGGAAGCGCCCGCCCTTTTGTTTCAGGGCTATGAAGTGACCTATCGGGCGTTGGATGCGGCGGTTCGGAAAACGGCCGCATTTCTGGCTCACCTGGGCATTAAAAAGGGCGACCGAGTGGCGCTTTTGTTGCCCAACACGATTCCTTGCGTCATTGCCTTTTATGCGACGATGCGCATCGGCGCCATTGCCGTCATGAACAATCCGCTCTACACGGACCGGGAGCTGACTTACCAATTCAGTGATTCCGGCGCTGAAACGCTCATCACCCTCGATTTGCTGGCTAGGCGCATGATCGATCTGCGGCCGAACACAGCCATTCGTCACATCATTTATACCTGTTTGGGGGATTATCTTCCCTTTCTTAAAAAACTGCTTTTCCCCCTTGTGGCCAAGCGGAAAAATTTGGCCGCGACCGTACCGAAAGCAGACCATGTTTATTCCTGGAAGCAAGTGTCGCGCCATTCACTGCCCGACCCCGCGCCGCTTTCGCTCGAATTCGAAGACCCCGCCCTTTATCAATACACCGGCGGCACCACCGGCAGAACAAAGGGCGCAATCCTCACCCACGGAAATCTGAGTATGCAGGTTCAGCAAATTTCGGCATGGTTTCCGGGTTTGGAAAAGGCAAAAGAAGTCATGCTCGGTGCCTTGCCTTTTTTCCATGTGTTCGGGCTATCCACTTCCATGAATTTCGCTATTTACATGGCATGGGCCAACGTCCTGGTCCCCAAACCGAATCCCGATACGCTTATCGAAACCATTCAAACATATCGCCCCACTTTCGTGCCCATGGTGCCAACCATGTTTATCG containing:
- a CDS encoding long-chain fatty acid--CoA ligase, whose protein sequence is MPKQISYEHMPWLRHYESGVPQEKDYETICLPEILARRVEEFPEAPALLFQGYEVTYRALDAAVRKTAAFLAHLGIKKGDRVALLLPNTIPCVIAFYATMRIGAIAVMNNPLYTDRELTYQFSDSGAETLITLDLLARRMIDLRPNTAIRHIIYTCLGDYLPFLKKLLFPLVAKRKNLAATVPKADHVYSWKQVSRHSLPDPAPLSLEFEDPALYQYTGGTTGRTKGAILTHGNLSMQVQQISAWFPGLEKAKEVMLGALPFFHVFGLSTSMNFAIYMAWANVLVPKPNPDTLIETIQTYRPTFVPMVPTMFIGILNHPDVHNTNMRSIKGCFSGSAPLPQEVIRAFEKETGAIIVEGYGLTESSPVSHINPFGNNRRKIGSIGLPISDTQCRIIDLQEGETEVPPGTPGELLIKGPQVMKGYLNKPEETAAALKDGWLHTGDIALMDEEGYFFIVDRKKDMIISSGYNVYPRDIEEVLFDHPKIKEAAAVGIPHPKRGEAIKVYVVLKDDAQATKAELMAYCTERLAKYKHPSDIEIREALPKSNIGKVLKRELRAEALGKTRTP